Genomic window (Penaeus vannamei isolate JL-2024 chromosome 7, ASM4276789v1, whole genome shotgun sequence):
TTAAATAAAGCCCTTCAGTTGTGTATGACAAAGTATCGAATAGACAGTagttttgcattttcattttgaaTTATTTTCTAACTTTATTATCTTATTTGATTACTTGTACATGAAATGTAAGTGGACTATGGTCGTGGTGTTCTGCAATATTCCTCTACTGATCCAGACGTGTACATATAAAtcataaaacttaaaaaaaaaaaaaaaaaaaaaaaacaagtacgaTGAAGCCTTCGTTGGATGTTTATGTTACATATTATTTCGATGCAATATGCAAGTTTCCATTATTTCCATTAAACATTTGCTTCCCGAAAGTGATTTTATGGCATTATTCGTTTTCACTCACCTTGTCAATTTTCAGCAtgaatttatttgcatatataccttTTATTGCGAGTCTGATATCTAAGTGAGCTTGCATAGCACTTCTTACATGTATTTTAGTGTTCATTATTGGCAGGAAATAATTTTACAATCGTTCTATAACAACCATGCCTTTTACAGCACCAGTAACAGAGGCACCGGCCCCTGTGACGGACGCACCGGCCCCTGTGACACCGGCTCCTGTGACGGACGCCCCGGCACCTGTGACACCGGCTCCTGTGACGGACGCCCCGGCACCTGTGACGGACGCACCGGCCCCTGTGACACCGGCTCCTGTGACGGACGCCCCGGCACCTGTGACGGACGCACCGGCACCTGTGACACCGGCTCCTGTGACGGACGCCCCGGCACCTGTGACGGACGCACCGGCCCCTGTGACACCGGCTCCTGTGACGGACGCCCCGGCACCTGTGACATCGGCTCCTGTGACGGACGCCCCGGCACCTGTGACGGACGCACCGGCACCTGTGACACCGGCTCCTGTGACGGACGCCCCGGCACCTGTGACGGACGCACCGGCACCTGTGACGGACGCACCGGCACCTGTGACGAACGCACCGGCCCCTGTGACGGACGCACCGGCACCTGTGACGAACGCACCGGCCCCTGTGACGGACGCCCCGGCCCCTGTGACGAACGCGCCGGCCCCTGTGACGGACGCCCCGGCCCCTGTGACAAACGCGCCGGCCCCTGTGACGGACGCGCCGGCACCTGTGACGAACGCCCCGGCCCCTGTGACGGACGCACCGGCACCTGTGACGAACGCACCGGCCCCTGTGACGGACGCACCGGCTCCTGTGACGGACGCACCGGCTCCTGTGACGAACGCACCGGCCCCTGTGACGAACGCACCGGCACCTGTGACGGAGGCCCCAGTAGAAGGTAAGGTTTCCCAAGTCATCGAGTACGTTGGTCAACTATTACTCCAGAATATAATGATATGTTAATAAACAAGGAAGACAATAATGTAGCaaaaagatataagaataaataaataaaatacatcctCTCACCTGTATAATAACGCTGCAGTagcaatatttacaaatatatcggCATTCAAAagttgaaaaataaaacaagttaATACGTTTAAGCCCTGCTCTTAGCCATAAGCCTCACACACTGAACATGTAAAAGAGACGGAGAAATGAACGGATTCAGCAGAAAAAGCAtaagtgactgactgactctctccCCACAGCTACCACGGCCCAGTTCAACACATCCGGTTTCTCTGGCTCTGTGTCGACCTACTTCACCATTGGGACAAGCGACTCCCctatcattataatattcttTGGACAGGAAATCATATTAAAGATGCAGAAAGAAAAGACCTTCACGTTCGTGTTTGTCCTGCAGGTTAGTATATCACTTTCATGCCCTAACACCCCTGCAGTTTGACAGGAAGGGTCCTTTTAGTTATATGGTTCACATTAAAGTTTCTAGATGAATCAGTCTAGTTCTGCAGTGCCATGAATAATGTCCAGTGGAGAAAATCAAGTCATAATTCCCGAGGAAGAAAAAACGTTTTACAATTTGTCTAGGTTCGTCGACTCACCCATTGTCGGAAACCTACAGAGGCCATTACCTATTCTGGAACCCTCCACGTCTCTTTGGCGGTCTGGGATTACAGTTTCGATAAATTACAAGTCTCAGATTTGAACCTCTGCGGCAGAGTTTGTATTGAAGAtggaacgaatatatatattttcagcaataataattttaactacCGGTCATATATCGTCTtactatattttttgtgtttcgtCTGTCTGTCGTTTCCGTCGTTGGACATTTCACGTCCGGAATCACTAGGAGTGAaagggagtggaaaaggaagagaggaggcgaaggcATAAGTATCTCCCACTTTATTTGTTTCGTTTAATTTCCACTGGTTCCGCTCGTAATTCCTAAATGCTGCAGCTGACTTGAATGATTATTTGGGTTGTTCAACATCAGTCGTGgacatctatttctattttctttattgagtcatttatgaatatattgcaaGCGTTCGGCCATAGAAACTTTAATAACTGAAATGAATGAGAGATGGCAGTAACTATGGGGCCACTTCGCCTTATAGGTTTTCCTCATTCTTCACTCActcaaattatatttatattaattaaggTATTTGCATTTTCGCaaaaaaatgcaaatgcaaaTTCTATAAACATAGCAAATACTCACAGCTGTGATTGTAAATGTGTCCATCTCAACGTCTGAAGGAGCTTTTGGGAGGCAGAGAAGTGTCCAGTTATTCGATGTTGTTTATGCACTTTCTCATAATGCAATCCTATTTCAGGTGTGTTCATCATAATGTAATCCTCCTTCAGGTGTGTTCTTCATAATGCATTCCTTCTTCAGGTGCGTTCTTCAGGCACAGTTACACAAACCTTCAGCTCTATGGCGTCATTAATAGCACTGACTGGCATACGACAAGACACCCCAGACATCCGCGCAGAAGTGAACGAGGAGGGAACAGACACCACCACTTTCGTGTCTGCATTGGACAGGGTGAACAAAACCTCCACAAGCAACAACACAGAGTGTCTCTATACCATGGAGTGAGTGATGTAACGACCCTACATTCTCTTCAAATTGCTAGTTCATGCCTAATTTTCTTCTTACCCAAACTACTCATCTAAAGCATCCATGATGATTTACTGTATTTGTATTATACTGTTCCCCTTCCAGTCTACACTCGACTGAATTCTTTACGTTCCTTATAGGTTGATCCTGCAGAAAATCCAATTCACTAATGCGGTAACAGGTGAACTATACCCGTGTGATCTGGACAACCAGGAAAATGCTGAGCCCCCCTATGTGGAAATTAGAGACAAATATAACAACACGTAAGTACTGACAAAGCGTATGTTCAACGCTTTGGATTTATCATATTAACCAGGAATCTGCACGTGTATTAGAGTATATACACAGTGTTTACAGTGAAAGAGGTGCAAATAAATTATCTGTTCTCCTCAGCCACATCAAGAGATACTGTTACCTGGACAGAAATGAGAGCATACACTCATTCGGTGACCAGATGTTTGGCTATATCGTGACCAACGGAGATCCAAATATTGTTCCAGATATTCGGTACGTTAAATTTTTTAAGTAAGGACTTGTGAGTGCGATTCCTGATACCTGTGCAATATATAGTTTTGTACTCAGTAAGAGAATGTATtttgagcacgcacacacacacacacacacacacacacacacacacacacacactttctctctctcttacccctctctctccctctcactcttacacaaacagatataaaccGAGGGAGAGATTCGAATGAAGATGATAGCAACCATCTCTTATAATCATAAATCAATTAATTCgcatttctttcttcgtcttatgTCTCCCTTTCGCCTTTCTTTCAGGGCGATTCAAATCAAGGAAGAGTACTGCTGCGGCGGCGTCTTCTATGGGGCCTTCCGCGAGCCCCTCATTATACCGTCCCCGGACTATCCCCAATACAAGCCCCACATGCGATGTCCTTTCGTCTTTAgggtaattttgttgttgttttctgtgtcCAGGCAACAACACGGGCAGTGGTTAGCTTTTGCCAGACGGAGATggagtcggggagggggggggacttctTGGTttacaaaaaatgggaaaatttcataaaaaaaaatctgtcgttCGTTTTCTATGTCCAGCCAACAACACGAGCAGTGATTAGCTTTGGCCTGCTTGGTTACACAAGTGGGAAAAAAAGGAGCTACACGGTGCTTTTGGCGGTTACAAAACCTAAAAGAGTGgtcttgtatggtgaagatattcattctcattcatacctttttctattttgttaacatggatacggttcataaaaGAATGGCTTGATTTCGAGAATGCTTCTCCTAGGaggcagaaacacacgcacatacagtatAATGTGATAAATTcatgaatgaatgatgaataaatatatatcgaaGTGCCGACTGCGCCACCTGGGCCACTTTCCAGGGATAGGTCCCAATTTCTCCAGTCTCAGTCTGGGAGGCCTCACTGTCTTTTTAAAGTGGTGTAACAGATGACTATTAAGTGTTTGGCTCttctaaatattatcatcattattgtcattgtaagtAACAATTTTACTAGAACTACTGTACTAGTGATACTATCATGACCATCTTCACTTGCAATTAGCGTATTGTCAAAATCTTACAAACTTTTTCCCACTCACGTTATGCAGTGCGACGAGGACTTCGAAGACTGTGTCATCCGGCTCGAATTCGAAAGCTTCAACCTCGCCTCCAACGACCTCAGCCGAAGCCGTCGCCAAGCGCTGAACGAAAGCGACTTCGGGAACGGCACCGACGCCACCACGCTCGCCCCGTACGTTCCGCCGACCGGCTCCGACTTCAACAGGACGATCTGCGCCGGCGAGGACGTGGTGCGGGTCAGTCAGTGCGACTCCATTTCGGCGATCAACGGTCGAGAGTGAGTGTCGCATCGGTGGCTCGTTCTCGTATCTGTGAATAGATTCGTACTGTTGCTGTTTCTGTGGTGACTTTTCATTAAGTTTCTGTTCTTGGACTCGAGTCTTTGTTTCCGTTTTGTGTTTACTTTTACATGAGTTATCCCCAaccacaatttttattattattattatttatttgtttagagtATTCCCCACCCTGATTTATGTAAACATGTTTCCTTGCCCTCTGTTCCTCCTCATGGTGCCTCGCCCTCCCCACCTCAAACTCATCCACCTTTCCCCACAGGTTCTGCGCAGACAACCCTCCCTCGCAGGTCTACACAGGCTACAAAGAAGTGCTGCTGTACTTCGACTCGAACGACGAAAGGCAAGACCAGGGCTTCGTGATCAAATTCACAGCAAAGGACAGGAGGAAATGTAAGATGCACTTGTTCGGTGATATTTAGGGCGTATGTTCTCTCCCACTCGCACATGTGGGAGGGGATACACGCGAATACACACTAATgctgcgtgtgtgcacgtgtatatacCTGAATTCCCTGTTCTATAGTACTATTtagacatatttgtgtatgatattccATTGTAGTATTCCAGTTTGCATTTTCCGTCGTAAGTTTCGCAATTATCATGTGATGATTCAGACGATGTCCTTCTCacagcctcttcctctcttatctcgcAGGGATTTACTCTGACGCCGAACTCAATCCGCAGTGCAGTGAGTATATTGGACGTTACCCTTTCGGTTGGATCGAGACAGGCGATTCTTAACGGTCTTATGTAGTCCCCCACtgcttgtcttgtcttttcttgagtaaagtaaagaagaagaagagggagaatatgaaCAGATattgggggaagaagaaggaagataagaacagATATTGGAGTGATTTTGCAAATAGCGGCAAAATCACGTGGTTTAAGATAATAGTCTGTTTCCtatgccgatttttttttctctctttttctttctcttcttttggagAGAAGAATTGTTCAGTGATGTTCATTATCTCGTATAATGTACATCAGGATATTCAATTTAAAAAAATGCGATTTGACGTCTTTGCTACCAGTAAAGTCAATGcattacattttttaaaaatatatttttcatataagaTAATTAAAATACGAGAGTAAAATGCCTTGTATCATTGTAGggggataaaataaaatatattgatcgacacacacacacacacacacacacacacacacacacacacacacacacacacacacacacacacacacacacacacacacacacacacacacacacacacacacacacacacacacacacacacacacacacacacacacacacaaagtattcATTCACAGagccttttcactttctcttcgtcCAGCGTGCGCGCACAACCTCCCCAACCAAATAAGGAAGTACtttaggaagaggaataagagcaaGGCCAATAAAGCGAAGGCAAACAACGAGTCCCTGCGGCgcgtgaggagagaagagagggagaaccttaaggagagaagaatggccgagagggaaggcagaatccctgaaaggaagagggggaagatgaagcCACAGAATGATGGGAATAGGGATAAGAGCGATAAGGAtaaggacgagaagagagagaaggacgtcgAGGGTCCAAAGAGTAGGAAGATGAAGCCACAGAATGGTGGGAATAGGGATAAGAGCGATAAGGAtaaggacgagaagagagagaaggacgtcgAGGGTACAAAGAGTAGGAAGATGAAGCCACAGAATGGTGGGAATAGGGATAGGAGCGATAAGGAtaaggacgagaagagagagaaggacgtcgACGGtccaaagaggaggaggatgaagaaaatgaggaaaacggAAGGAGGAGGCAAGAACGACGAGGACCAAAACAAGGGAAAGAacggaagagacaaagaagaaaaggacgacgagaagccaaagaagaggaggaatagaatgaaggcaggaggcaaagacaaagacgccgagaaccaaaataaaaagaacaaagacagagaaagcaaagATAATGCGAACGGcccaaagagacagagggagaacggAGGCAGAGGCAGCGAGGAGAACGCTGAAcgccgaaagaggaagaggaagaagaccggAAACTCggacgaaggaaggaatgagaacgAACCAAAGAAGCTCGAGAAGGACAGACGGAAGGACAGGTTGCAAGAGAATAAGGCGCAGAGACttcaaaggaagaacaagaatgaaGACGAGGATATGCCCATGTCGCGAGCCCTCAACGCGAGAACAAACAGGAAACGGCAGCAGTTCCCATGGCTGGTAAGTCGCCATCGCCTGTATGCGCACGAgaggtcggtgtgtgtgtgtgcgtgtgtgtgtgtgtgtgtgtgtgtgtgtgtgtgtgtgtgtgtgtgtgtgtgtgtgtgtgtgtgtgtgtgtgtgtgtgtgtgtgagtgtgtgtgtgtgtgtatgtgtgagtgtgagagtgtgagtgtatgtgtatgtgtgtgtgtgtgtctgtgtgtgtgtgtgtgtgtgtgtgtgtgtgtgtgtgtgtgtgtgtgtgtgtgtgtgtgagagagagagagagagagagagagagagagagagagagagagagagagagagagagagagagactgaggctaACGTTTACCATCTGTATTTTGTACGTAAGTCGTAAACCAACAACTGAAAGTACAGAAAAAACTATAATTCACTAACCAGAAACTTAAGCACTCGCTTATACTCAGCAACTTATGAAGCCCAAAAACACCCCATTGACATAAACAACTTGGCCAAACTTCCCCACACACCACAGGACACCAACCCCTAAGaatttctcttctccatcctagGTCAGCGTGGTTCAGTATGAACTACCTCTCGTGGGAGACAAGGTCAAAGATGATCGCAAAATTGAGAGATTGTGCGGTGGAACGCTTCTTAGTGACAGATACATCCTCACAACGACCTCCTGCTGTACTTATTGCAAGTAAGTGTTTTTCATTTGGGTGTATGGCCGGTTTGTTGAATTTGCGCAAGGCCCGATCCAAAGAAGATTCGTTGTACAGACGTGCATGTACACTAAAATAATTACATGTCTATTGGTCTAGACATCTaccggatggatggatagatcaaTGTATATCTATCGGATTGACAGATATActgttatttgtgtatatacatgtctgtatatatgaatattcattgggtgggccctcgaacaattttaacaaactggccgattctctctctctctctctctctctctctctctctctctctctctctctctctctctctctctctctctctctctctctctttctctctctatctatctcactccctctccctctccctctccctctccctctgcctctgcctctgcctctccctctccctctccctctccctctccctctccctttccctctccctctccctctccctctccctctccctctccctctccctctccctctcccgctccctctccctctccctctccctctccctctccctctccctctccctctccctttccctttccctttccctttccctttccttctccctctccctcttcctctctctctctctctccctcccttcctctgtttatcAATATCTCTTTTCCACGCTTCGTCATGATTTCTAATcatttcatgatttttctttttttctcctacttctcagATTCCTttgggaaaagaagaacaagaagaataattCGCGGAAGAAGAGAGACGCAGAAGGAGAGGGCAATAATATGacaaataagagaagaaggaataagggagaagctAAGAAGGGCGAAGTCAAAGAAGGGGAAGACATGGATACAGAGAAGAAAGAtaacaagaggaaaagaagaaagaacaagaaaacgcatGATGAGGAGGGTGGCAAGAAcaggaatagagacagagaggaagagaggaggaaccagaggaaagcagaaagaaaggagagaagaaacaggaagaacggCAGCGAGggcgatgatgataagaagaaagacaagaagaacggcaacgaaaacaataacgataGGAACAAGAGGCAGAGGAATCGGAATCGAACGCAGAAAGGAGgcaagaaggaagacaaagagaacggCAATAATCGAACGAAGAAAGGAggcaagaaagacaaagagaacgaaagggaagaCACGAATAGGAAGAACCCCAACCCGcgacagaagacgaagaagcgagATCCGTTCAAGAAGGACGTGGCCGCCATCATCGGCGAAGGTCGTATCAGTATCAACAAACTCGGGGACATTCAACCACAGAAAATTGCTCGTATTTTCATCCCTAGCGACTGCTACGACAAGATGGGCAAGACAGAGCTAAGTGCGTCCAGCTGTTTGCTTAGTTATTTACGAATATTTACCAAGTTTCATTATTActgtgctgtttgtttgtttagatttttggttatttgttatttatgtgaTTATCTTCTTCGTCGTCATTATTGCCCCCAAtgcttttatcctcattatcatcgtaagtgttgttattatcatttttgatgtaatgatatagtaattatcatttttattatcattattgttgctggtattgttattattgttgttattattgtttttattattatcaatatttttgctgttattagtattgatattgctaatatttttttaagcattatagctataattattattaatgtcatcatttttgttactgatattatcattagtgtgtatgtgtctttaaaTGTCTAGATGTGTCTGCGTGTCCGACTGTGTCAGTGTTTTATAATTGAATATGCTTGTGTACGTGCATGTTTATTGTAttcgtatgtctatatgtgtatgtttatgtgtatgtgtgaatgtgtatgtgtgtgtatgtatgcatgcgtatgtatgagtgtgtttgtatgtatgtgtgtgtaagtgtgtgtatgtatgcgtacatgcgtgtgtatgagtgtttgtatgaatgtgtgtaagtatgtatgtgtgtatgtatgcgtgcaagcgtgtgtatgagtgtgtatgtatgtgtgtgtaagtgtgcgtgtgtatgtatgcgtgcatgcgtgtgtatgggtgtgtttgtatgcacgtgtgtgtatgagtgtttgtttgtatgtatgcatgcgtgtgtaagtgtgtgtgtatgtatgcgtgcatgcgtgtgtatgagtgtgcttgtacatatgcgtgtatgcgtgtgtatgagtacgCTTCCGTGCAtgtgagacccccccccccaccccttcgccaGCACCCCCCCTCACGTCCCTCATTCCCTCAGACGGCGAACCGCTGTACCCGGTCGAGTGCCCAGTCATCCTGAAgctgaagaagaaacagaagttcAACAGGTTCATTAAGCCCATGTGCTTACCGATTTTCGACAAGATCAAAATCAACAAGGAAAGAGCGGCGTCGATGGGTTACGGGATCAGGAAATCGACGAAGAGAGGTAAGTGGAACAGGGCATTGTAAGTACGTTATGTAAGGATTGCATGTGAAGAATCGGATAATTGTAAGTACGTCATGTAAGTAATACATTTGGCGAATCGTATAGgatgaattgatagatgaatagctcCATGATTGAATGGATGAGCAAAAGATGcatatttgaatatgaatatatatatatatgtatatatatatatatgattaaattaattaatttttaaaaatatgtacatgtatgcatacgtggATCCATGATTGTTATGTGTACAGGATATATACAGTGTGTACattggttttatgttttttttttctctctctctcttattcagaaCCCTCTAAGATACCGGCTGAAGTGATTAACATGCGCGTGCTGAAGAAGTGCGAGAAGAGGCTGAAGATGAAGCTGGACAAGACGATGATCTGcacgaaggggaagaaaaagagcggACACATGTGCTTCGTAAGTcagaccccatccccccacccctaacaccccatgtcacccctcccttccccatcccttcttctcctctcccctccccctcctcccttcctctcctctccccttcccctcctcccttcttctcctctcccctccccctcctcccttcttctcttctcccctccccctcctcccttcttctcttctcccctccccctcctcccttcttctcctctcccctccccctcctcccttcttctccacctccctctttcccacctctctcgcCAATCTTCGCTTCAATTTCCTCGTTGCGTGCAAGGTCCTTGTCgtgattttcattttttgcttcttttttgttcttttcattcttccctttgaTGACACTTTGCTAACTGGACTTCAGTTCCGTGATTTAATTCCCAAATCCTCTCCTTTTCAGCCTTGAAAATACTTGAAAATGTGCCTTTGCTAGCCTTGACTTCATGATGTGACTTACTAGCCTGGTCTTGATAATATTCTTTCTTATCATTCCTTAATGATATTCTTCGCTAGCCTTGCCTTGACAGTGTATTTGCTAGCCTATCCTTGATGGTATCATATACTAGCCTTGCCTTGATGATATTCTTTGTTATCTTCCCTTAATGATATTCTTTGCTAGCCTTACCTTGATATTATTTACTAGCTTTGCCATGACAATATTCTTTGCTAGACTTACCTTGATATTTTTAACTAGCTTTGCCTTGATGATATTCTTTGTTATCTTCCCTTAATGATATTCTTTACTATCCTTACCTTGATATTATTTACTAGCTTTGCCATGACAATATTCTTTGCTAGACTTACCTTGATATTTTTAACTAGCTTTGCCTTGATGATATTCTTTGTTATCTTCCCTTAATGATATTCTTTACTATCCTTACCTTGATATTATTTACTAGCTTTGCCATGACAATATTCTTTGCTAGACTTACCTTGATATTTTTAACTAGCTTTGCCTTGATGATATTCTTTGTTATCTTCCCTTAATGATATTCTTTGCTAGCCTTACCTTGATATTATTTACTAGCTTTGCCATGACAATATTCTTTGCTAGACTTACCTTGATATTTTTAACTAGCTTTGCCTTGATGATATTCTTTGTTATCTTACCTTAATGATATTCTTTACTATCCTTACCTTGATATTATTTACTATCCTTACCTGGACATTATTTACTATCCTTGTCTTGACGATATACTTTGTTATTGACAATAGATATCACTAGCCCAACCTAGCTAATATTCTCCAATAATTCTACCTTACGCAACCCGCAGTACGACGAAGGTTCGCCGCTCTTGAATGTCAAAGTAACTGGCGATGGATACAAGCAGCATGCCAACCTCTACGGTGCCTTGgtaagttgggagagagagagagggagggagagggagaaggagggagggagggagggagagagaaagagaaagagaaagagaaagagaaaggggtcaCCGCTCTTGAATGTCAAAGTAACTGGCGATGGATACAAGCAGCATGCCAACCTCTACGGTGCCTTGgtaagttgggagagagagagagggagggagagggagaaggagggagggagggagggagggagggagggagagagaaagagaaagagaaaaagaaagagaaaggggtcaCCGCTCTTGAATGTCAAAGTAACTGGCGATGGATACAAGCAGCATGCCAACCTCTACGGTGCCTTGgtaagttgggagagagagagagagggagggagagggagaaggagggagggagggagagggagaaggagggagggagggagggagaaagagagggagggagggagggagggaggcagggagagagaaagagagggagagagagagacagagaaagagaaagagggagggagagagagaaagagaaagaaggagggaaagagagaaagaggaagagtgagagagagaaagagggagagagagagagagggagggagggagggagggagggatatatatatatatatatatatatatatatatatatatatatatatatatgtaaatatatatatgtatatatatatatatatatatatatatatatatatatatatatatagatatatatatatatatatatatatatatataaagatatatatatatgtatatatgtatatatatatatatatatataaatatgtatatatatatatatatatatatatatatatatatatatatataatatatataaacatatacatacatatatatatgtatatatgtatatatatatatgtatgtgtgttttatatatatgtatatatatttatatttctgtatacctaggcatgtatatatatgtatatatatatatatatatatatatatatatatatatatatatatatatatatatatatatatatatatatatatatatatatatatatgtatatatatatgtatatatatatgtatatatatatgtacatatatatgtatatatatatgtatatatatatatgtatatatatatatatatttatatatgttatatatgtatatatatttatatatatgtatattatatacatgtatatatatgttttatatgtaatatatatatgtatatatatatatatatatatatatatatatatatatatatatatatatatattatatatatatattatatattatatattatatatatatatatacattatatatatatatatatatatatatatatatatatatatacatatata
Coding sequences:
- the LOC113816921 gene encoding titin homolog — encoded protein: TERWHSVPSKPCALPALWTRGQHGERKAHGWRCSGSPLLLSCDVRGERWGIKDTNLKGNRTPDASDSSCVSAHSSTPAETTVATEPSTTSSGADQGPTTTEGITTTGSTVTTTAGPTVITTEGPTTTVGPTVTTIEVTVTEQTKPATQAPDTETTVGTTTEAPVTEPPVTAAPSQAPVTETTRTVTTKQTESPVTAAPTTQAPDTQTTTKAEGQTEAPTTAAPAPDTEATTKVVNTTPTEPTAAPTTAAPAPDTQTTAEAEVTTKQTESPATAAPPTQAPDTQTTTKAEEQTQAPTTAPDTVTTTKAQVTTKQTESPATAAPPTQAPDTQTTTKAQVTTKQTESPATAAPPTQAPDTQTTTKAQEQTEPPTTAAPVPAPETTTQAQVQTDAPVTATPAPETTTKAPAPVTEAPAPVTDAPAPVTPAPVTDAPAPVTPAPVTDAPAPVTDAPAPVTPAPVTDAPAPVTDAPAPVTPAPVTDAPAPVTDAPAPVTPAPVTDAPAPVTSAPVTDAPAPVTDAPAPVTPAPVTDAPAPVTDAPAPVTDAPAPVTNAPAPVTDAPAPVTNAPAPVTDAPAPVTNAPAPVTDAPAPVTNAPAPVTDAPAPVTNAPAPVTDAPAPVTNAPAPVTDAPAPVTDAPAPVTNAPAPVTNAPAPVTEAPVEATTAQFNTSGFSGSVSTYFTIGTSDSPIIIIFFGQEIILKMQKEKTFTFVFVLQVRSSGTVTQTFSSMASLIALTGIRQDTPDIRAEVNEEGTDTTTFVSALDRVNKTSTSNNTECLYTMELILQKIQFTNAVTGELYPCDLDNQENAEPPYVEIRDKYNNTHIKRYCYLDRNESIHSFGDQMFGYIVTNGDPNIVPDIRAIQIKEEYCCGGVFYGAFREPLIIPSPDYPQYKPHMRCPFVFRCDEDFEDCVIRLEFESFNLASNDLSRSRRQALNESDFGNGTDATTLAPYVPPTGSDFNRTICAGEDVVRVSQCDSISAINGREFCADNPPSQVYTGYKEVLLYFDSNDERQDQGFVIKFTAKDRRKWIYSDAELNPQCTCAHNLPNQIRKYFRKRNKSKANKAKANNESLRRVRREERENLKERRMAEREGRIPERKRGKMKPQNDGNRDKSDKDKDEKREKDVEGPKSRKMKPQNGGNRDKSDKDKDEKREKDVEGTKSRKMKPQNGGNRDRSDKDKDEKREKDVDGPKRRRMKKMRKTEGGGKNDEDQNKGKNGRDKEEKDDEKPKKRRNRMKAGGKDKDAENQNKKNKDRESKDNANGPKRQRENGGRGSEENAERRKRKRKKTGNSDEGRNENEPKKLEKDRRKDRLQENKAQRLQRKNKNEDEDMPMSRALNARTNRKRQQFPWLVSVVQYELPLVGDKVKDDRKIERLCGGTLLSDRYILTTTSCCTYCKFLWEKKNKKNNSRKKRDAEGEGNNMTNKRRRNKGEAKKGEVKEGEDMDTEKKDNKRKRRKNKKTHDEEGGKNRNRDREEERRNQRKAERKERRNRKNGSEGDDDKKKDKKNGNENNNDRNKRQRNRNRTQKGGKKEDKENGNNRTKKGGKKDKENEREDTNRKNPNPRQKTKKRDPFKKDVAAIIGEGRISINKLGDIQPQKIARIFIPSDCYDKMGKTELNGEPLYPVECPVILKLKKKQKFNRFIKPMCLPIFDKIKINKERAASMGYGIRKSTKREPSKIPAEVINMRVLKKCEKRLKMKLDKTMICTKGKKKSGHMCFYDEGSPLLNVKVTGDGYKQHANLYGALVVPSCVLEKKKKKGKSRAKRDTNENGQKRKKRKQRRRDQETPDNSNARKSRKEVKPQSGKNVIAENRPERKKKLRRMEDDDEDKDKDSQPPKRKKARKLKQGKQGKPKKKSVLQDFGGGDEYNPRKYNKFYIDVWVNIRSYKKWILTTVFKKKKNKACQRPKHFKSVPDIAKKFEIEDPCPY